Within Triticum dicoccoides isolate Atlit2015 ecotype Zavitan chromosome 1B, WEW_v2.0, whole genome shotgun sequence, the genomic segment ctaatcaatttcctcgtgatcggatccgtgtaaaaaaccttcttttccttgtcccacttgtagcgggccctgatgaagtcacgctccaaggggttggtgaactttgcAAAGGGGTCTAGGAGAACCGCGTCTTCATGtttcgcgtcctccttatcccatatgggccttttgccaAGGTATCCACGGCTTCCAAGGCATTGGTTTcccatgttcctttgctgaaggctcttgaatttcgcagccttatccttgtctgcctcggtagcgcaagtttcCTTGAACTTttggaactcctcttccgtaagtgtcgaatTTTCCTCCAAAAtcatggacaggggttcctcagccacaATATctcatttcaccctccctttccaagaggccaaatcattgctgaacatgcccatggcgtgattattaatctttttcatcttcggatcatcccatggtTGTTCTATGCTATCATCccagtcggggaacttgaatctcttgtgaaaCTTCGTCATGAGCAACtgcctcaaatgttctttactccttaagtcatcatcgttgatgctcacgcattcctgtaggatgcatcctacttggttcccatagcacgtaCGAGGTTTTtctggctctaatggctcaaacttgctaggggccatctttgtgatcaccagttgTCCGATGCcgtgtttgttaggttttcgtatcctctgcttcttctgcttcttcctttcGGTAGCGGCTTCGGCGTCGGTACCTTCCCTGTCGGTATCTTCCCCGCTGGTCTTggcgccgccatcggtgtcggcgccgtcggtgtcgatatcggtgtcagtaccatcatcgaggcagcCCTTCAAACCTTGACTGTGCTTAGCAGACAAAAAGTCGAGGTActgttgttcaccctcataatctgtCTCATctacatcttggtcagaaggcccggttactccgttgttcgacatgtttcctatgattaagtctcctcgtttaattctaaaactataataaaatgagaaatgacataaaaaagtctatggtttgccggaatgtcgtttcATTCCCGTCACAGCAAATCCcgacactcgatatgcctactttctagcaaaagtcatgccaaaattcacgggaaattttggcatgacctttgctaaaaagtggacatatcgagcgcctgaaattcaccggaacagaaatgaatcaacattccggtgaaacataggccactcggatcatttaccctgcacataaccatcattttccaaatatcacatgtccaaattccaaacatcacatgtccaaatcacATGTCCAGATATCacatgaccacttcaaatttgcatataacagcaagaaaaatatagaacttgaaactaaattcagcctacctaaatttttgtcctaatttaaaacctagctaaatttctgTCCTAATTTGAAAACCTAGTTAATTTCCTACTAATTAACTAGGTTCATACTACCTAATCTGTCCTAGGGTAAATACTAATTCACCTAGGGTAAATACTAATTCCGGTTTTTTTAAATAGCAACAACTGCTTTAACAAAAAATATCAATAGTTtgaaacctagggttcatactagctACCACTAAAAAGTAGCCACTAATTTGTCCTAGTTTTTCTTAACTAGGTTTCATACTATGtaattaactagggttcatactgaTTCTAACTAACTAACTACCAGTAAAAAAAGCATAGGGTTCGTACTAatccatactaactagcactaaatagttaGGGTTCATactaatagagagagagagagagagagagagagagagcagagagcagagagcagagagcagagagcagaggggaggggagagggcttATAGACGGCAGAGAGAGATAGGGTCGGGGGAGACAGCGACTCCGGCGAGGGCCAGGGCAAGGGAGACGGCACGACACcaaggcgaggcggggtcgggggagacgacaACTCCAGCGAGGGTGAGGGCGAGGGAGATGGCGCGACACCGAGGCGAGGCGGGGTCAGGGGAGACGACGACTCCGGCAAGGTCGAGGGcgagggcgggaagtacatctcaacctCATTTAGTATCACAACGATATCTTCCTCTAGCCTTCGGAGCGGCTccacactgatcgacttttgagagatgacgtcaaaaaagttgtagAGACtagtaagcgtgtcacggacgtgcttgtccattatccctctaagggtaaTAGGTAGTATCTGTATCAtcatcacgtgacagtcatgagacttcatgtcGCTGAACCTTTTCCTTTGGGGGTCTAGACATCTGCTTACCTTCCCACAGTAACTGGAACTGACTTTGATTCCCATAAGGCACTTGATGAATTGATCAATCTCCTTCGCACTTAAGGCgatgcaagaaggggggcaataatcctcttcctttacttttttgcccttcttctcccgcgcctctgtctccgtctctgtctcctcTGGCTTTttatggggcggcatgtgcagatctgccCTGATTTTcagatcttgcaagtcttttcttgccttcggcccatccttggtcttatctggcATGTTCATCAGTATCGCAAGCAAGAAGCTCCTAGAAAGCCCAACGATTTTGGGAGGAGACaagttcaactagtggagggggaagaaaaaagagaaaggagatgcattaatggaggtggtgtagttagctaggagtaattaagagagagaaagataggtagaaggagagtaatggggggagaagtagtggggaagaagcaaagtgagggagaGAAGAGGTGGGAGTTAGGGGAAAGTGAAGAAAAGAGGATGAGGGAGGGGAGGGGGGAGGAAAAAGGTGGTATGGCTGCGGTTTACCAGTAGCACTGGATCTAAAACGCGCTGTTGCTAATaggatagcagtagcgcgcttctaggaggggcgctactgctaagcaggGCCCGCCATGTGGCCAGGTTTAAAATTAGCAGTAGTGAACTGCAAAAAAGCACGCTACTActattacattagcagtagcgcagTTAGTTACGACGCATTACTGCTAAACCTAGCATGGCAGGAACGGTCGGGGATTTTAGTAGTAGCGTGGCCCCGCAGAGCCGCGCTAGTGCTAAGTCGGTAGTAGCAGCACCTGTTTggggccagcgctactgctacttagcagtagcggccCTTCTTGtctcgcgctactgctaagattctgtgtataaggtttaccCTAGTAGTGCTTAGTCAAACTCTCACCTCTCTCGACCGCTCCTCTCCATTGCCCGTATCCTTCCCTTCCTCTTTCCTCCCCTCCCCCATGAGCGGCAACAGCTCCGGCAGTCAATCCAACTCCATCGACTGAGCGGAGCTCGTCAAGGAGGACTCTAGCTCATCCGCGTCGGACGATGAGGATCTTGTGCTCCACATTGCCCTCCGCCACTCGCAGATGGACAGGGGTGGGAGCTCCTCCTCGGCGGCAACCCCGGTGTACCGAAGGGGCAACTATAGCTCCGCGTCGATCCGCACCTTCCACGATTAGGCGACAGGGCGCCGGTGGTGCTTGGCACCTCCAACCCTTGCTCTACCCAGGCGGGTTGGGTGCTCGTGCCTTTACGCTGAGCCCGTGATCGTGGATGTCGTAGTCCGAGACAAGTGCCTATCCTCGCGCAAGGCAGAGGACGTCACTGGCCGCCTAGAGCCACTCAAGATGCACTTTCACTCATCTACTACGATGATGAGATCCTTCGCGACATCATCCACCGCTCCTACACCTCGGCGGAGACAGACGACCACCGCCAATGCAGCAAAATAGGGTGGTGCTCCGCATCAGGCTTGAGGAGTCTCGACGGCTCGTGAGGCAAAAGGCGGACGCCGCGGAGAAAGTCGTCGGCTCATGAGGGAGTAGGTTCGGGAGTAGGTTCGCGTCGTCCGGCGTATGATCAGGATCATCTCCTCCTCCTCGGGCAGCGGCACCACCGACGACGACGATGCTCCGCCTGCCACTGATACCTACGGCGAGGACCATTNNNNNNNNNNNNNNNNNNNNNNNNNNNNNNNNNNNNNNNNNNNNNNNNNNNNNNNNNNNNNNNNNNNNNNNNNNNNNNNNNNNNNNNNNNNNNNNNNNNNNNNNNNNNNNNNNNNNNNNNNNNNNNNNNNNNGAAGACCCCAAGGGGAAGTGACCAGCGAGGAAGTGGTGAACTCTGGCAGCCCTCTCCGGATATTTACTTAATCTAGCTTCTTGTTCTAGTTAGGCGGATGAACTCGCTCTTTTGGAATGAGTTGTGCAAAACTTTAATCCTCTATCTATGTATTGATATGCTATGTTTCTAGATTTCATGTTAATCTACGTATTGTTCATCACATTGCATACATTTGTATGGACTTGGAGGTGAACACTTGAGGACCACAGTTGCAGACGGGTTGAAATAGGGGTTGTCTGGTCACTTTTGCGTCTGCGAATGTATTGGCCCTCAAGCTAGACAATCGTGATTGTAGATGATCATATATCCCAAATTTGGTGCACAAGAAGGTACGGGCTGACATGACAGCGACGAGAGCCCTAACAAAATTTGATAGTCATTTCATTGTGGTTTGGAAGACCGGGTGGAGCGTCGAACATGCTCCTAGTGCCTTTGTGAAACCCAAATTTATCTCTACCCAAGTATATACCCACTTGATACGACAGCCGTAGATCTTCCTTCAGCGGCTCAATCCGCTCCGTCCACTCCCCTGACCCAAATCCTCCGATTCGAACGTTACGCCGCCCCCCTCATATACCGTTGCCTCCCGACTAGCCGTTGCCCCTTTCCCTTTCTTCCAATCTCTGATCCATCGGCCGACGAGCTCCAAATCTCCCTCTTCCCTAAGCTTCCGGCTACTTCCCACCCCTTTGGCCGTTCCCGTGACCAAAATCCCATGGAGACCGCCGTTCTCGCGCCCCAGCAGGCCAACCCGGCTCAAGCGGCGGTGGCGCAGACCAGGAACGCGGCGACCATGGCCGCCATGCGGAAGCTTGGCGCCGCCGGTGCCAcatcggcgaggaggaagacgctcTGCGACATCACCAATCTGAGGCggccgctggcggcggcggcggccgatgaGTTGCAGCAGGACGGGTCGAGGTGCACGGACGGCGTGGATGGAATCGCGCGGTTGATCAAGGCAAGATTTGTCGACCGGACTCCACCGCCGTCTCTTTCTTGGTTATCAAGTACAGTATGATGGATCGCGGTCGCTAACGCTGCTCTTTCTTTCTCGAATCCCTGTGTCTGTAATTTCAGGAGAATTCGGATCTGGTGAAGCTCCTGGAGGAGCGAGAGTGAGTATTTGCCTGCATCTATTGTTCTCTTTTGTGTAGGATGGATCTTCTTGATGTGCGAGTGTTCTGGTGTTGACTCTATTTGGTTTGATTTGGTGTGCGCAGCAAAGTCATAGAGTTGAGCGGGGCTGAAGTACAGAATCTGCGGCTGGCAAACTGGCAGCTTGCGCAGGCTAATTCCCAGATGTTAGCAGTAAGTTATCCCCCAACTATCTGCAAGAAACTCCATTATCCCCGTTTTACAACCGTGGACTTGATCATGTTCACCACGAGGCTAATCTCTGTCTTGAAATGTTTGCTTCGCAGGAGCTAAATCTTGGCAAAAATAGGGTAAGTTGGTGCTTCTTTGGTCAATCATGACAACAGTGTGCTGACATTTTACAGAGAAAAAATTGATCCTGGCATTCCCAAATCTGATCAGCCGATGTTTTTCCTTTTATCTTTCTGAAGCTGAAATTGCTACAACATGAGCTTACGTGCTCCAGAGCTGCCCTCAGAGTAAAATCATCGGAACTTGAGGTATATCATATCATCTCATGCCAAATGTTGATGATGCTACTTGATGCTTCTGTTCATGTGCCCTGAACCGCGATGTCCCTAATAACAGGAGGCAAAGAAAGCGCTGAAGAGCAGCAGACTCCAGCAACAGAAGAGCGCGAACGAGACGGCGCGGCACTTGGTCGCCGACAGAGCTGCAGCTGCAGCTGCACAGCTCAAGGATGGAGACGCAGAGCCCGCTTCGGATGCGTCGCGCGCCGCCAGTGCCAAGAAGTCTACCTGCAACGCCAGCCGGAAGAGGCTGCTGAGATCTCGATGTAACCATGATACCCCTGCCAGTATTTGGCACATACGTCTCTTAACATTTGTGGCCATGCTAACTGATTCTGATTGGCATGTTCTTTGCTAGCTCTGGGCCCTGCGGTGGCGCCGACGAAGCTGGTGGCGGCGTCCAAGGAGAGGGAGAGCGCACAGAGACGGTAAGTAACACCCACAAGCTCGTCAAAATCATCAAATGTTGGATCTAGGAGGAAACGCCGTTCAGCCACTGATTCTTACTGTTTCTGCAGCAAGTCCATGAGAACGCCTCAGCCGAGTGGGCGCAGGGAAGACTTGTTCGAGACAGAGGACGTTCAGCTCACCGCCGGCGGTGGAGATGACAGGAAGGAGACGTCGTGGGAGCTGGATTCGTCGGTGCAGTTCCCACGCAGGTCGTCGCTGGGGAGGCCGCTCCGGCGGGCCACAGAGAAGGTCACCTCCTACAAGGAGATGCCTGTCAACATTAAGCTTAGGAGGCCCTAAGCAGTAGCACAAGTTGGTTGCAGTTTTTTGCATCCAGTTAGATTATGTATGATGAGTTGCGATTATTAGTTTATTCTTTGGTGCCTTCTGCTTCTGCAGATGCAACCAGCGTGTGTTTGGTGTGAAAATCTGGATTGTAGTGTGAAAGAATGGTGTTGAGGTTCAACTGGCAAACAGATTCAACTAATTTATCCATCACTCTGAACTTCATAATTGGCAAAGAGACAtgatgcaaaaagaatcatctaGAATCTGACAAAAATTCAGTACATACACACTCTGCTCATAACAGTCAGTTAGTTGGCGGCGGTTGGCACATCGCCGGGAGAAATCCTTGATCCGGTCTTCGTGGAGGTGCCGCGATCTTTCTTGGAAGCGTCGTCGTGGAGGTGCGCTCCTCCTCCCCACGGCTTTGGTTCCGGAGGGAAACCTTAGATCCGCTGGATTGGGCGATGGAGGCGTCTTCGCGTCTTTCTCCTCCTTAGGGGCATCGTCTCGGAGCAGGCTACGACTGGGAGACTGGTGGATgacggcatcttcgccgcgtggttTGTTGAGGGCGGGGCGCTGGTTTctgtttggcaacgatgatggcATCGAGTGAAGCTTGGGTCGCGGCGTGGTCTTCGGTAGTCGGTTCTTTCTGGCGTGTCCGAGGTGCTCTTCCGTGGTTGTTGGTTGCTTTGAAGNNNNNNNNNNNNNNNNNNNNNNNNNNNNNNNNNNNNNNNNNNNNNNNNNNNNNNNNNNNNNNNNNNNNNNNNNNNNNNNNNNNNNNNNNNNNNNNNNNNNNNNNNNNNNNNNNNNNNNNNNNNNNNNNNNNNNNNNNNNNNNNNNNNNNNNNNNNNNNNNNNNNNNNNNNNNNNNNNNNNNNTTCCCTTGCGTTGCTCGTCGTCAAAGTCGGAGCTGTCGGTTGCTTGGGCGTATGGCCACCTGCTGGCATGTGCCGTCGTGGCTTTCTTTCCATGTCGATGGCCAGGTTGCCCGGTGGTGCCCATGTCATATGGGTTGTgttgtatcggttttagcccggttttccacaattaaccgggcaactctcttcttcttaatcaatgaaaatggcaagtcttttgcctcgtttcaaaaaaaaaataaaataacagtCACCAAAAGTTGCAGGAGAAACAGACAGCTTGGAAGATTCCGTAACATGAAAATCTTTTGCTCATATTCCATTACATTTTGTTCAATTGGAAAACGAATTTTAAGCCAATCCATCACTCTGAACTTCATAATTGGCAGAAGCAAAATGATCTTTCACCAGTGCAAGAGCTCTCGCCCTATGAGATATTTTATTCTTTTCTGACTTGGGCATCTCAGCATACCTGTATTACATACCCACCTGTCAGTACATAGTCGCAAGGGATGCGTGAAAGCAATGGAAATCATCATCAAACTCACGTTTGTTCAAATCCATCTGGTTGGAATACAGGGTCCCATCCAAAATCAGCAGGGCCTCTGGCAGGTACAATTTTCCCCTGCACATGGAGAAGGAAACCTCAAACACGTTCGCTCTCATTTTTCTTACTAACAACATGGCGTCCGATTTTACTGTCCTTGCTGAAATAACGCACCAGAACAGATCAAAGTGCTATGATGGGCTTCTTTAACCAAGGTACACATGAAGAAAAATAATCTAACAAGATAACGGTGCTGTGTTGAATGTAAAAACTACTTTACTCACTCATAAACAAAATACATCAGAAAATATAAGTTCCAAGGTATACAGCAGTTCTGGATGTAGGCATACTGACATATATGCTCACTCTCATTGTAAAGTGTTATAATTCTTACGGGTATGGCATATACAGTCATACTTCAGACGAAAATTCCAAGAAGTGACATCTTACTGCTGTTTTTCCAACAAATGTGATCGGTTCCTCctctggtccaagagcaagtgaaaAGATGCACATAGCAAAAGCTGATTTGTCTTCATAAGCTATTAACAAATTGTTCAAACCTATAATAGCAGAAATAATATGCATGAGTTCAGCAAGTCAAACATTAGAAAGAATGAAACAAGAATTGAGTAGCCATATTACCTTCATGCCCAATCTTCTCTAGAAACCATTTTCTGTACATTCATGTGTGTAAAACATCCAGATAGGGAACAAAGAGATTAGTTAGACAGGATATCTGAAAGCATTTTCTCAATAAGGTATAGTGGTGAAGGATGTTTATTATCTGTAACTTGGTAATAAGAAAATATGTTATAGTGACTTACATATAGGGCCCTGCAGCAGAAAGCAAATTATATCATACAGAGCACAATGAATTCATTTAGGAAGTGAAAAGAAAGAAAAATGCAAATCAGTTACCTGGCAAACCTTTGAGCGCATTGAAACATAGACAAGTGTCCTCAACAAGTACAGGGCCATTCACCTACTCAAAGAGGAATGCAGATTCATTAACAAGAGTTCAAACAATTTAAATTAAAATTCTCTGCATAATTATTCTAGTATTAGAAAAAGATAGGGGTACCTGAGATGCAGCCATTCGGGCCTTCTCTTTAGATATGTCCTCTGGCTCACCTTGCAACTCAGGCACTGTGAAAT encodes:
- the LOC119332362 gene encoding inosine triphosphate pyrophosphatase; the protein is MSGAAAAAAARVLPKAVTFVTGNAKKLEEVRAILGSSVPFQSLKLDLPELQGEPEDISKEKARMAASQVNGPVLVEDTCLCFNALKGLPGPYIKWFLEKIGHEGLNNLLIAYEDKSAFAMCIFSLALGPEEEPITFVGKTAGKIVPARGPADFGWDPVFQPDGFEQTYAEMPKSEKNKISHRARALALVKDHFASANYEVQSDGLA
- the LOC119304400 gene encoding shugoshin-1-like encodes the protein METAVLAPQQANPAQAAVAQTRNAATMAAMRKLGAAGATSARRKTLCDITNLRRPLAAAAADELQQDGSRCTDGVDGIARLIKENSDLVKLLEERDKVIELSGAEVQNLRLANWQLAQANSQMLAELNLGKNRLKLLQHELTCSRAALRVKSSELEEAKKALKSSRLQQQKSANETARHLVADRAAAAAAQLKDGDAEPASDASRAASAKKSTCNASRKRLLRSRSLGPAVAPTKLVAASKERESAQRRKSMRTPQPSGRREDLFETEDVQLTAGGGDDRKETSWELDSSVQFPRRSSLGRPLRRATEKVTSYKEMPVNIKLRRP